The sequence GGGAGGTCAGACGATTGGTGTTAAGGTGAAATCTGCAGGGGTACTGGTTGTAGGACATCATCTGATCGAAGTATCTCAGCAGTCTAAGCTTTCACCTGGAGAGAACAGTGGACTTGTGCCTGGTGATTTGATGATTTCCATTGATGGTATTAAGCTGGATGAAGTATCGAAAGTTGCAAAGCTGGTGGAACGCGCCGGTAAAAACAATAATTTGCTTACCATTGTCTATAAGCGAGGTGGGAAAGAACATACGGCGAAGCTGAAGCCCGCGTATGATCGTAACGATAAGGTGTGGAGGCTCGGTCTGTACATTCGAGATTCCGCAGCAGGCGTGGGAACTTTAACCTTTTATGCACCACAGCAAGGGGTGTATGGGGCATTAGGACATGTGATTACGGACATGAACACGGGAACACCCATCGTTGTTGGCAGTGGACATATTGTGCAATCAAGCGTAACCTCAATTTCCAAAAGCCAGGATGGCGATCCTGGTGAGAAGAGAGCACATTTTTTGAAGGAAAGTCAGGTACTCGGAAATGTTGAGAGCAATACAGACTTTGGCATCTTCGGCAAAATGACCCGCAACCCTGAACACAGTCTTTATAAGGAGCCGATTCCGGTAGCTATGAGCGATGAAGTCAAGGAAGGGCCAGCCCAGATCCTGACAGTTGTAAATGGACAGCAGGTGGAACGCTTTAATGTTGAAATCATCCATGTTGCACATCAGGCGGAGCCTGCTACTAAAGGGATGGTGCTGCGCATTACCGATCCTCGTCTTTTGGACAAGACAGGGGGATTGTACAAGGCATGAGCGGCAGTCCTATTGTTCAGCAGGGGCGATTAGTCGGTGCAGTCACCCATGTGTTTGTAAATGATCCTAAATCCGGTTACGGATGTTTCATTGAGTGGATGCTCAGAGACTCCGGTGTAGCTCAACAAGAGAATATGCTTCCCCACAATCTTAAGGCGGTTTAGCCTTAAGATTTTTTTGTCGAACCAAAGCGAAGAAGAACGAACCTTGAAATAAATTATTAATTATAGTTCAACGTTGAAAAAAAATAAAGAAAAATAATATTCGACAGAAGGGAATTGAATTCCTATGTCGAAACCTTAAAAGGAGAGATGACAAATGTTATTTTCGAATAGCAGATATAATTAAGGAGGAAACAGCCAGTGCAGAATATTGAAGTGTTGTTGGCCGATGATAATAGGGAATTCACGAACTTGCTGTCCGAATATATTTCGGAACAGGAAGACATGACCGTAACAGGCATCGCCTACAATGGAGAAGAAGTGCTTCAAATGTTAAGTGGAGCGCATAAGGTCCCCGATGTTCTTATCCTTGATATCATTATGCCTCATTTGGACGGTCTTGGCGTCCTGGAACGACTACGCGATATGGATCTGAATCCCCAACCGAAGATCATTATGCTGACCGCCTTTGGTCAGGAGAACATCACTCAGAGGGCTGTACAGCTTGGAGCGTCTTATTATATTTTGAAACCATTTGATATGGAGGTATTGGCTAGTCGCATACGCCAGCTTGTTGGCATCCAAGGCAGCCTGACTTCTTCCTCAAATATGACTAATTACTCATCCTCCAGATCGAACGTTGTGCCAATCTCCAAGGGCAAGAATCTGGATGCTAATATTACTGCGATTATCCATGAAATTGGCGTACCTGCGCATATTAAGGGCTATCAATATCTGCGTGAAGCGATCACCATGGTGTACAACAATATCGAGATCCTTGGAGCGATCACCAAGACGCTTTATCCTGCCATTGCCGAAAGATTCAAGACAACGCCTTCACGCGTTGAACGTGCCATTCGCCATGCGATTGAAGTAGCTTGGACCCGTGGCAACATCGACAGCATCTCCCATCTGTTCGGCTATACCATTAATATCTCCAAATCTAAGCCGACTAACTCGGAATTTATTGCCATGGTGGCCGACAAGCTGCGGATTGAGCATAAGGTTTCTTGAAAGGGTAAGGATGAATGAGGGTAGCTATGTATAACCGCTATTCATTGGGTTTCCATAATCCTATGAAGGGCGGTTATTTTATTATGTTACAAGAGGTCTGTACACAAACTGTACAATCCATTTAAAAGCAGTACAATTGAACCTATGAGTTGCAAATACGCAATAAGTGATGAAGAAAGGGGTGCTCCTTGATGACAAATAGTAAACTGAATCCTAAGGTTGATGAATATTTAGGTAAAGCTAACAAGTGGAAGAAAGAATATGAGAAGCTGAGAAATATTGTTCTGGACTGTGAGTTGACCGAAGAGTTTAAGTGGATGCATCCTTGTTACACATTTCAGAATAAAAACATAGTCTTAATACATGGATTTAAAGAATACTGTGCGCTTCTGTTTGTCAAAGGTGCTTTGTTACATGATGCCCGTGGCATTCTAATCCAACAAACGGAGAATGTACAGGCGGGGCGCCAGATTCGGTTCACCGATGTTGAAGAAATTATTGCAATGGAAACCATCTTGAAGGCCTACATTAATGAAGCTATTGAGATTGAAAATTCAGGTGTGGAAGTGGAATTTAAAAAGAATACAGAATTCATCATTCCTGAAGAATTTCAAACTAAGTTTGCTGAGCTCCCTGCCTTGAAACCAGCTTTTGAAGCATTGACGCCCGGACGATAAAGAGCTTACCTTCTATATTTCTCCGCACCCAAACAATCCAAAACTCGAACTTCAAGAGTTGAAAAATATATGCAGCAAATTCTGAATGGAAAAGGATTAAATGACTAGGGGGTTAAGAGTAGGTTACATATGTCCCATTTGTGGTTTTGGTATGTTGGAGAAACCTGCATATGATGAACAGGGCAACGAATCATTTGAAATTTGTTCTTGTTGTGGTTTTGAATATGGAGTGGATGATTATAACTACGGACTAATTAATGCGTTTGAAAGTTATAGAAAGGAATGGATTAATAGTGGCTCTAAGTGGTTTTGTCCATCGCTCGAACCTACAGATTGGAATTTAGACATGCAATTAAAAAACATCACGATAATCAATATGCCTCATTACCTTCGAAATATGTAGTGTGAGGTTGATGAAGTATAAATGGGAGGATTTTAAATAATGGCTATGGTGTATTCAGAAATGTTTATTGAGAGTGTGAAACTTGAATTGTTGAATCGTTTGGGATTAAAGAGGGTATATTATCTGAAGCAAATGCATGATGATTTATTTTATGATGCTGTGGGATCGGAAAAAGGAACGA comes from Paenibacillus sp. 19GGS1-52 and encodes:
- the spo0A gene encoding sporulation transcription factor Spo0A; this encodes MQNIEVLLADDNREFTNLLSEYISEQEDMTVTGIAYNGEEVLQMLSGAHKVPDVLILDIIMPHLDGLGVLERLRDMDLNPQPKIIMLTAFGQENITQRAVQLGASYYILKPFDMEVLASRIRQLVGIQGSLTSSSNMTNYSSSRSNVVPISKGKNLDANITAIIHEIGVPAHIKGYQYLREAITMVYNNIEILGAITKTLYPAIAERFKTTPSRVERAIRHAIEVAWTRGNIDSISHLFGYTINISKSKPTNSEFIAMVADKLRIEHKVS